The Stomoxys calcitrans chromosome 3, idStoCalc2.1, whole genome shotgun sequence genome includes a region encoding these proteins:
- the LOC106086958 gene encoding neprilysin-1-like, translating into MSKGVMKIFLLWGMLVMAFAQGKKIQNTTTSLTVEQKKLQSMEHKIGIGQPICGNFYEYACHKWSFLTTASEAIGELEEKTGKQMENIIKVFPTLMYPQFLASIYNQYQSCKNRGEFEVLDYLKWMNENTAINWPLVRQKEHRAEEEEEAASPDWIELLALTRTYGFHDIFIYEHVTQRHDDPTKLIIEIKRPALYTIADLKSQIYDPKGHLQHMDLESFRNFQKDLLNMTLHFVERVEKASFAHITDSKCRPSNTKPQMVTVNELQLQLPWLVKYLETLLNRSPLDADMRIYINSVEYLQTVYSFMNERGNRFINDYIQLKFLIYLQMKYFSRSYKCDQDIRESFPLAMQWAYEQNNQQLKWQIPKVEKIYENLKAEFRQSLQTNSYNFSENVHQYLLDKLDNLQLMMGSMNVFELQRYYTNLSLAKNNYYGNHLLILNFHFNRLHKALDMEQLTPSSPEMWHFQQFVEFDQRLDKTLSLAHLPKFYPRLNVIYFPLTLLQPPYYEDGLSEEFIYGSIGFWLAHEIVRSFDQHHLAYDAKGKVNTQMLQQFQSNQKFERSLLVFRLNFSENYLNDIEDVGNDLGGLKLAYNTFAAIKGVNHLNKTFTLHNRTFTSEQLFFLNYAQNFCGALCNFGHLGGFFYDSCKRVNLPVQKFQEFHQAFGCGGNTREPIW; encoded by the coding sequence ATGAGCAAAGGTGTTATGAAAATATTTCTGCTTTGGGGCATGCTGGTCATGGCTTTTGCCCAAggcaaaaaaatccaaaatacgaCAACGTCATTGACAGTTGAACAAAAGAAGCTGCAATCTATGGAGCATAAAATAGGCATTGGCCAACCTATTTGTGGGAATTTTTACGAATATGCCTGTCACAAATGGTCATTTCTTACGACGGCATCAGAGGCCATAGGAGAGCTGGAAGAAAAGACGGGAaaacaaatggaaaatattaTTAAGGTATTTCCCACACTCATGTATCCACAGTTCTTGGCCAGCATATACAATCAGTATCAATCGTGTAAAAATCGAGGCGAATTTGAGGTGCTTGACTATCTGAAGTGGATGAATGAAAATACTGCCATAAACTGGCCTTTGGTAAGACAGAAAGAGCATAGggccgaagaagaagaagaagctgcTTCTCCCGATTGGATAGAGTTACTGGCCTTGACACGCACCTATGGCTTCCACGACATTTTCATCTATGAACATGTGACACAGCGTCACGACGATCCCACCAAACTGATTATAGAAATTAAGAGACCCGCCCTTTATACCATAGCCGACTTAAAATCTCAGATTTATGATCCCAAAGGTCACCTGCAGCATATGGATTTGGAaagttttcgaaattttcaaaaggaTCTGCTCAATATGACATTGCATTTTGTGGAACGTGTGGAAAAGGCAAGTTTTGCACATATAACGGACTCTAAATGCCGACCAAGCAACACAAAACCCCAAATGGTGACAGTGAACGAATTGCAACTGCAACTGCCTTGGCTGGTGAAATATTTAGAAACGCTGCTCAATAGAAGCCCCTTAGATGCCGACATGAGAATTTACATCAACAGTGTGGAATATCTGCAAACAGTCTACAGCTTCATGAATGAGCGAGGCAATCGCTTTATCAACGACTacattcagctgaaatttttaatttatttgcaaatgaagtattttagtcGCAGTTATAAATGTGATCAGGATATTCGTGAGAGCTTTCCCTTGGCCATGCAGTGGGCCTATGAGCAAAACAATCAACAATTGAAGTGGCAAATACCAAAAGTGGAGAAGATATATGAAAATCTCAAAGCTGAGTTTCGTCAATCATTGCAGACGAATAGCTACAATTTCAGTGAGAATGTGCATCAGTATCTGCTGGACAAACTGGACAACCTGCAATTGATGATGGGCTCAATGAATGTTTTTGAGTTGCAGCGTTACTATACCAATTTAAGTCTCGCTAAGAACAATTACTATGGCAATCATTTGCTAAtcttaaatttccattttaacCGCTTGCATAAGGCTCTGGACATGGAGCAACTTACTCCCAGCTCTCCCGAAATGTGGCATTTTCAACAGTTCGTGGAGTTTGACCAGCGGCTTGACAAAACCCTTTCGCTAGCTCATTTACCCAAATTTTATCCTAGACTTAATGTTATCTACTTTCCCTTGACATTGCTGCAGCCTCCCTACTACGAAGATGGCTTGAGTGAGGAGTTTATCTATGGTTCTATTGGTTTTTGGCTTGCCCATGAAATTGTCAGGTCATTCGATCAGCATCACCTGGCATACGATGCCAAGGGTAAAGTCAACACACAAATGTTGCAACAATTCCAATcgaatcaaaaatttgaaagatCCCTATTGGTATTTAGGCTAAACTTTTCCGAGAATTACCTGAACGACATAGAAGATGTAGGCAATGATCTGGGAGGTTTAAAATTGGCCTATAATACGTTTGCTGCCATCAAAGGAGTAAATCATTTAAACAAAACCTTCACCCTTCACAATAGAACATTCACCAGCGAGCAGTTATTCTTTTTGAATTACGCCCAAAACTTTTGCGGTGCTTTATGTAATTTTGGTCATCTGGGTGGCTTCTTTTACGACTCCTGCAAACGTGTCAATTTGCCTGTGCAAAAGTTTCAAGAATTTCATCAGGCATTTGGTTGCGGTGGTAATACCAGGGAACCTATTTGGTAG